A genomic segment from Streptomyces sp. NBC_00459 encodes:
- a CDS encoding beta-ketoacyl synthase N-terminal-like domain-containing protein — MSTKFAIVGISCLFPGADTPGAFWDNLRAGVDSRAEGGPEVFGPAAPGPADDRQQAPDPDHTITCVRGGFVTGFEFDPTGFLLRPDALAGLDRVFHWSLHVAREALRDSGHDGRPELLARTGLVVGDYSFPTPASARISLPLVHEAVLEGLRGSGSPAPAPGPLLDPAAVFPADARVSGAPARLAATALGLGGPRYALDAACSSALYALKLACDHLAAGQADLVLAGGVCAPDPTLIHLSFSDLHAYPQNGVSQPFDARSTGILTGQGAGMVAVRRLADAIADGDRIYAVIDGIGLSNDGAGRHLLVPNPAGQLSSYELAYAQAGFGPEQVDYLECHATGTPIGDGTEAESVAAWFGTRGTVPPLGSVKGNLGHLLTVAGLSSLLKVILSMAHGHLPPTIGIDRPLSTPSAGEVPVVRAGRDWPDRGPGPRRAAVSAFGFGGTNAHVVLSQRPDALEAGVAEPVVPPALDVIGLGSHFGTLADVTAFERALHDGTDAFQPLPEHRWRGLEETRGGTLERAGLHRAALPEGGFVDRVELDPADNRIPPADLRNYNLQHALMSKVADEALRDAGYDRTVPTGRKAPEPRRIAVVVAMEIEPSAHLHLARYGLGDFLRRAYDDAGLELTEEQFAAVAAVAREGVHEPIVANEVLSYIGNIMASRISSLWNLTGPSFTVSSDGAGTAEALQIAQLLLLDESVEAVLVGAVDLAASPENLLLRDDKPVSGAGLSFGEGKHGRRIGEGAGAVVVTRPGAAPDERRAYARIDSVAVRHASPVAGVLPEADADTLALAAGDALAAAGIGPADVGYVEAHAGGTPGQDSAELGALAQVYPAGSGTVALGSAKAQLGDTQTAAAMAGLLRAVLCLHHAYVPGAPGWRRPAPELADHFAASAFHVPDASRPWLRDAQGVRRYAAVSAIGSDGAHAHVVLSADRTRGDIARSDWRKAGGPVLLPLGAPDVDGLLAEVDRHLRLLGEGVDPYRLGRAAAERLPGSALRVVLVGRDAEQLRAQLELAARDLPGAAAKGEEWTTPAGSCFAPRPIGPEGKVALVYPGAFNSYPGLGQDFFRAFPSLLDTFEAEASDPDRLFRAAQLYPRTQVTPERRDLMALEGQLGEDIPFMLATGTTFAILYTDLVRELLGVRAHGAFGYSLGESSMLFATGGWQRSARRDDRISATPLFRDRLSGPRRTVRELWRLSEDTPDEAVWGSFVLLESADRITEALSRADTPYARVFLTHVNTPREAVIAGDPAQCRSLIEELGCPSARSPVGSVMHCPVVDGESAGLAELNDHPTGSPGGLDLLSAYDYGSVPELERSEVARRIARTLRAAIDFPRLVRTAYDRGYRYFVEVGPGATCTRWVHDTLGDAEHVAMPVDRRGVPAARSVAQLAARLTAHGLPVDLMALLGPDPVPATRPALLRVPVGGGAPIPAGITARLAAASPVLAAARPEPATVGVATRYGSTELSPQAVDVKDARPARTAADLEVPAPMPADPSLDDIEVITFDGEPIAFLPWAEPAAPAAAPVHRSLVPAAPDTPPPGRATTPAPVPSSGWSSGNAATDLVREIRQQMVATHSVVMETQRVLQENTLARTEALLEAAFVPPAPTTAPVAPPPSALPAGPPLPAAIEAAPHVTPPPRAPGVIWDEEQLLAFATGRITDVFGPEFADIDGYAKRVRLPAPPYHFVTRVTDLRAETGVYEPSFIRTEYDVPKDAWYAVDGGVPPAVAIEAGQCDLLLISYLGIDFRNKGERVYRLLDSTLVFHGDLPRTGQTLRYDISINRFIRQGDTTLFFFSYLCYADGELILELKDASAGFFTQAELDTPLGVVVTERDRKRRAALTRTTFKPLADTEKNRLTAADLELLAAGKPGEVFGPHHAQDAGLNPALRLPDARLRMVDEILIDRTGGPRGIGAITAHKRLEPDAWYFECHFPDDPVLAGSMVAEGAVQTLQAYLLHQGMHLVLPDARFQTIVGLETEVQVRGQITPKHREIRYEIEIMELTLLPRPSVVADILVYLGDKAVIRMRNFGIQIREKDGTPYRAGPGGIPEFLGRRNRAGEPALINELHLAHAAKGDLGTAMGPEFDVYKESRAPYIPNGDFQFVDRIMQLTGTRGDLKPGAEMVTEYDSPADAWYYRENAHPHLPNCVLMETSLQAAILNGYYLGATLKQPTTEYSIRNLDGRATYVKDIDLRGRTIRHHSTLLMTSAVSGAVLQNFKYELSADGEVFYTGESLFGYFSEAALTNQVGLDNGTYVAPWIEQEKPAASRIRRIELPDEAPAFTDPTGGRLHLPGGHYHLVDHVDLVADGGRHGAGYLHGYRQVRPDEWYFDCHFHRDPVMPGSLGVEAILQGLRLFVLEQGLAEGIENPRFGLAVDVPTSWKYRGQILRHDGELRFDVHVKEVRRDGGRLVVIADADLWKPGLRIYELTDVAIEVSPDTTRDRA; from the coding sequence ATGAGCACCAAGTTCGCGATCGTCGGGATCTCCTGCCTCTTCCCCGGGGCGGACACTCCCGGCGCGTTCTGGGACAACCTCCGCGCCGGCGTCGACAGCCGCGCGGAGGGCGGCCCGGAGGTCTTCGGCCCCGCCGCTCCCGGACCGGCCGACGACCGGCAGCAGGCTCCGGATCCCGATCACACCATCACCTGTGTCCGGGGCGGTTTCGTCACCGGTTTCGAGTTCGACCCCACCGGATTCCTGCTCCGCCCCGACGCTCTCGCCGGTCTCGACCGGGTTTTCCACTGGTCGCTGCACGTGGCCCGCGAGGCGCTCCGGGACAGCGGTCACGACGGCCGCCCGGAACTGCTGGCCCGCACCGGCCTGGTGGTCGGCGACTACTCCTTCCCCACCCCGGCCTCGGCCCGCATCAGCCTGCCTCTCGTCCACGAAGCCGTGCTGGAGGGCCTGCGCGGGTCCGGCAGCCCCGCGCCCGCCCCGGGCCCACTGCTCGACCCCGCCGCCGTGTTCCCGGCGGACGCCCGGGTGAGCGGTGCCCCCGCCCGGCTCGCGGCCACCGCCCTGGGCCTCGGCGGCCCCCGCTACGCCCTCGACGCCGCCTGCTCCTCGGCCCTGTACGCGCTGAAGCTGGCCTGCGACCATCTCGCCGCCGGACAGGCCGACCTGGTGCTGGCGGGCGGGGTGTGCGCACCAGACCCGACACTCATCCACCTGTCCTTCTCCGACCTGCACGCCTACCCGCAGAACGGTGTCAGCCAGCCCTTCGACGCCCGCTCCACCGGCATCCTCACCGGTCAGGGCGCCGGCATGGTCGCCGTACGCAGGCTCGCCGACGCGATCGCGGACGGCGACCGGATCTACGCGGTCATCGACGGCATCGGACTGTCGAACGACGGCGCCGGCCGCCATCTCCTCGTGCCGAATCCGGCGGGACAGCTCAGCTCCTACGAACTCGCCTACGCCCAGGCCGGTTTCGGGCCCGAGCAGGTGGACTACCTGGAGTGCCACGCCACCGGGACGCCCATCGGGGACGGCACGGAGGCGGAGTCGGTCGCCGCCTGGTTCGGAACGCGGGGCACGGTCCCGCCGCTCGGCTCGGTCAAGGGCAACCTGGGTCATCTGCTGACCGTGGCCGGGCTGAGCAGTCTCCTCAAGGTGATCCTGTCGATGGCACACGGGCATCTCCCGCCGACCATCGGCATCGACCGGCCGCTCAGCACACCGAGCGCGGGCGAGGTGCCGGTGGTGCGCGCGGGCCGCGACTGGCCCGACCGCGGGCCGGGACCGCGCCGGGCGGCGGTCTCCGCGTTCGGATTCGGCGGTACGAACGCCCATGTCGTCCTCTCCCAGCGGCCGGACGCCCTGGAAGCCGGGGTCGCGGAACCCGTCGTACCGCCCGCCCTCGACGTGATCGGTCTCGGCTCGCACTTCGGCACCCTCGCCGACGTGACCGCCTTCGAACGCGCCCTGCACGACGGCACCGACGCCTTCCAGCCGCTGCCCGAGCACCGCTGGCGCGGCCTGGAGGAAACCCGCGGCGGCACGCTGGAGCGGGCGGGGCTGCACCGGGCGGCGCTGCCCGAGGGCGGGTTCGTGGACCGCGTCGAACTCGATCCGGCCGACAACCGCATTCCCCCGGCCGACCTGCGCAACTACAACCTCCAGCACGCCCTGATGTCGAAGGTCGCCGACGAGGCGCTGCGCGACGCGGGGTACGACCGGACGGTGCCGACGGGCCGCAAGGCGCCCGAGCCGCGCCGGATCGCGGTGGTCGTGGCCATGGAGATCGAGCCAAGTGCCCATCTGCACCTGGCCCGTTACGGGCTCGGCGACTTCCTCCGCCGCGCCTACGACGATGCCGGCCTTGAACTGACGGAGGAGCAGTTCGCCGCCGTCGCCGCCGTCGCCCGGGAGGGCGTCCACGAGCCGATCGTCGCCAACGAGGTGCTGAGCTACATCGGCAACATCATGGCGAGCCGGATCTCCTCCCTCTGGAACCTCACCGGACCGTCCTTCACCGTCTCGTCCGACGGCGCGGGCACCGCCGAGGCGCTCCAGATCGCCCAACTCCTGTTGCTGGACGAGAGTGTCGAAGCGGTGCTGGTCGGCGCGGTGGATCTCGCGGCCTCGCCGGAGAACCTGCTGCTGCGCGACGACAAGCCGGTGTCCGGGGCGGGTCTGAGCTTCGGCGAGGGGAAGCACGGCCGGCGGATCGGCGAGGGCGCGGGTGCCGTCGTCGTCACGCGTCCCGGCGCGGCCCCGGACGAACGGCGTGCGTACGCGCGGATCGACTCCGTGGCCGTACGGCACGCCTCGCCCGTCGCGGGTGTGCTGCCGGAGGCGGACGCGGACACGCTCGCCCTGGCCGCCGGGGACGCGCTGGCCGCCGCCGGCATCGGCCCGGCCGACGTCGGCTATGTCGAGGCGCATGCGGGCGGCACACCCGGGCAGGACTCGGCCGAGCTGGGGGCGCTTGCCCAGGTGTACCCGGCGGGCTCCGGCACGGTCGCGCTGGGCAGTGCCAAGGCGCAGCTCGGCGACACCCAGACCGCCGCCGCGATGGCGGGCCTGCTGCGCGCCGTGCTGTGCCTGCACCACGCCTACGTTCCCGGCGCACCCGGCTGGCGCAGGCCCGCGCCGGAGCTGGCCGACCACTTCGCCGCATCGGCGTTCCATGTGCCGGACGCGTCCCGGCCCTGGCTGCGCGACGCGCAGGGTGTACGTCGGTACGCGGCCGTCAGCGCCATCGGCTCGGACGGCGCCCACGCCCATGTCGTCCTGTCCGCCGACCGCACCCGGGGCGACATCGCCCGCAGCGACTGGCGCAAGGCCGGCGGCCCGGTGCTGCTGCCGCTCGGCGCACCGGACGTCGACGGGCTGCTCGCCGAGGTGGACCGGCATCTGAGGCTCCTCGGCGAGGGCGTCGATCCGTACCGACTGGGCCGGGCCGCCGCCGAGCGCCTACCGGGCAGTGCGCTGCGTGTCGTCCTGGTCGGCCGTGACGCCGAACAGCTTCGTGCCCAGCTCGAGTTGGCGGCACGTGACCTGCCCGGCGCGGCTGCGAAGGGCGAGGAGTGGACGACCCCGGCGGGGAGTTGCTTCGCGCCGCGGCCGATCGGGCCGGAGGGGAAGGTGGCCCTGGTCTATCCGGGCGCGTTCAACTCGTACCCGGGGCTGGGCCAGGACTTCTTCCGGGCCTTCCCGTCCCTGCTCGACACCTTCGAGGCGGAGGCCTCCGACCCGGACCGGCTCTTCCGCGCGGCCCAGCTCTATCCGCGCACTCAAGTCACCCCTGAGCGACGGGACTTGATGGCTCTGGAGGGCCAACTCGGCGAGGACATCCCGTTCATGCTCGCCACCGGCACCACCTTCGCGATCCTCTACACCGACCTGGTGCGCGAGCTGCTCGGCGTGCGTGCGCACGGCGCGTTCGGCTACAGCCTGGGCGAGAGCAGCATGCTGTTCGCCACCGGCGGCTGGCAGCGCTCGGCCCGCCGGGACGACCGGATCAGCGCCACTCCCCTGTTCCGCGACCGGCTGTCCGGGCCCCGCCGTACCGTCCGTGAACTGTGGCGCCTTTCCGAGGACACACCGGACGAGGCCGTGTGGGGCAGCTTCGTGCTGCTGGAGTCCGCGGACCGGATCACGGAGGCCCTCTCCCGCGCCGACACCCCCTACGCCAGGGTGTTCCTGACCCATGTCAACACCCCGCGCGAGGCGGTGATCGCCGGTGATCCCGCTCAGTGCCGTTCTCTGATCGAGGAGTTGGGCTGCCCGTCGGCCCGCTCACCGGTCGGCTCGGTGATGCACTGTCCGGTCGTGGACGGGGAGTCGGCCGGTCTCGCCGAGCTCAACGACCATCCGACCGGTTCCCCGGGCGGCCTCGACCTGCTGAGCGCCTACGACTACGGCTCCGTCCCCGAACTGGAGCGGTCGGAGGTGGCCCGGCGGATCGCGCGGACCCTGCGCGCCGCGATCGACTTCCCGCGCCTGGTGCGTACCGCGTACGACCGTGGCTACCGCTACTTCGTCGAGGTCGGTCCGGGCGCCACCTGTACCCGGTGGGTGCACGACACCCTCGGCGACGCCGAGCACGTGGCGATGCCGGTGGACCGGCGCGGTGTCCCCGCCGCCCGTTCCGTGGCCCAGCTGGCGGCCCGGCTCACCGCGCACGGGCTGCCGGTGGACCTCATGGCACTGCTCGGGCCGGACCCCGTGCCGGCCACCCGACCGGCCCTGCTGCGGGTGCCGGTCGGCGGCGGCGCACCCATTCCGGCGGGCATCACGGCGCGGTTGGCGGCGGCCTCACCGGTCCTCGCCGCCGCGCGGCCCGAGCCCGCGACCGTCGGCGTGGCTACCAGGTACGGCTCAACGGAGCTTTCTCCCCAGGCAGTTGACGTCAAGGACGCCCGACCCGCCCGTACGGCGGCCGACTTGGAGGTACCCGCCCCGATGCCCGCCGACCCGAGCCTCGACGACATCGAGGTCATCACCTTCGACGGCGAACCGATCGCCTTCCTGCCCTGGGCGGAACCGGCCGCGCCGGCTGCGGCGCCGGTGCACAGGTCCCTCGTGCCCGCCGCCCCGGACACACCACCACCCGGCCGTGCCACTACCCCCGCCCCTGTCCCGTCCTCCGGGTGGTCGTCCGGAAACGCCGCGACCGATCTCGTACGGGAGATCCGGCAGCAGATGGTGGCCACGCACTCGGTGGTGATGGAGACACAGCGCGTCCTCCAGGAGAACACCCTGGCCCGCACGGAGGCGCTGCTCGAAGCAGCCTTCGTGCCCCCCGCGCCCACCACGGCGCCCGTCGCCCCGCCGCCGTCCGCGCTCCCTGCCGGCCCGCCGCTCCCCGCCGCCATCGAAGCGGCACCTCACGTCACCCCGCCGCCCAGGGCGCCCGGTGTCATCTGGGACGAGGAACAGCTCCTCGCCTTCGCCACGGGCCGGATCACGGACGTGTTCGGCCCCGAGTTCGCGGACATCGACGGTTACGCGAAGCGCGTCCGGCTGCCCGCACCCCCGTACCACTTCGTCACCCGGGTCACCGATCTCCGGGCGGAGACCGGCGTCTACGAACCGTCGTTCATCCGCACCGAGTACGACGTGCCGAAGGACGCCTGGTACGCGGTGGACGGCGGGGTGCCGCCGGCCGTGGCCATCGAGGCCGGCCAGTGCGACCTGCTGCTCATCAGCTATCTCGGCATCGACTTCCGCAACAAGGGCGAGCGGGTCTACCGGCTCCTCGACAGCACCCTCGTCTTCCACGGCGACCTGCCGAGGACCGGCCAGACCCTGCGCTACGACATCTCGATCAACCGCTTCATCCGTCAGGGCGACACCACGCTCTTCTTCTTCAGCTATCTCTGCTACGCCGACGGCGAGCTGATCCTCGAACTCAAGGACGCCAGCGCCGGGTTCTTCACGCAGGCCGAACTCGACACGCCGTTGGGTGTCGTCGTCACCGAGCGGGACAGGAAGCGGCGCGCCGCACTGACCAGGACCACCTTCAAGCCGCTGGCCGACACCGAGAAGAACCGGCTCACCGCCGCCGACCTGGAGTTGCTGGCAGCGGGGAAGCCGGGCGAGGTGTTCGGGCCGCACCACGCCCAGGACGCCGGTCTCAACCCGGCGTTGCGGCTGCCCGACGCGCGGCTGCGGATGGTCGACGAGATCCTCATCGACCGTACGGGCGGGCCGCGCGGGATCGGTGCGATCACCGCTCACAAGCGGCTGGAGCCGGACGCCTGGTACTTCGAGTGCCACTTCCCCGACGATCCGGTGCTGGCGGGGTCGATGGTGGCGGAGGGCGCCGTCCAGACCCTCCAGGCGTATCTGCTCCACCAGGGCATGCACCTGGTGCTGCCCGACGCCCGTTTCCAGACGATCGTCGGGCTGGAGACCGAGGTGCAGGTCCGCGGCCAGATCACACCGAAGCACCGGGAGATCCGGTACGAGATCGAGATCATGGAGCTGACGCTGCTGCCGCGTCCCTCCGTCGTCGCCGACATCCTCGTGTACCTGGGCGACAAGGCGGTGATCCGGATGCGCAACTTCGGCATCCAGATCCGCGAGAAGGACGGTACGCCCTACCGGGCCGGCCCCGGCGGCATCCCGGAGTTCCTCGGCCGCCGCAACCGCGCCGGTGAGCCCGCCCTGATCAACGAACTCCATCTGGCGCACGCCGCGAAGGGCGACCTCGGTACGGCGATGGGCCCCGAGTTCGACGTGTACAAGGAGAGCCGGGCCCCGTACATCCCCAACGGGGACTTCCAGTTCGTGGACCGCATCATGCAACTCACCGGCACTCGGGGCGATTTGAAGCCGGGTGCGGAAATGGTGACGGAGTACGACTCACCGGCGGACGCCTGGTACTACCGCGAGAACGCGCATCCCCACCTGCCCAACTGCGTGCTGATGGAGACCTCGCTCCAGGCGGCCATCCTCAACGGCTACTACCTGGGCGCCACCCTGAAGCAGCCGACGACCGAGTACTCGATCCGCAACCTCGACGGCAGGGCGACGTACGTCAAGGACATCGATCTGCGCGGCAGGACGATCCGTCATCACTCCACGCTGCTGATGACAAGTGCCGTGTCGGGTGCCGTACTTCAGAACTTCAAGTACGAACTCTCGGCCGACGGCGAGGTCTTCTACACCGGCGAGTCCCTGTTCGGCTACTTCAGCGAGGCAGCGCTCACCAACCAGGTGGGCCTGGACAACGGGACGTACGTCGCGCCCTGGATCGAGCAGGAGAAACCGGCCGCCTCCCGCATCCGCCGCATCGAACTCCCCGACGAGGCACCGGCGTTCACCGACCCGACCGGCGGCCGGCTGCACCTGCCCGGCGGTCACTACCACCTCGTCGACCACGTCGACCTGGTCGCGGACGGCGGCAGGCACGGCGCCGGATACCTCCACGGCTACCGCCAGGTCCGGCCCGACGAGTGGTACTTCGACTGCCACTTCCACCGCGACCCGGTGATGCCCGGCTCCCTCGGTGTGGAGGCGATCCTCCAGGGACTGCGCCTGTTCGTCCTGGAGCAGGGCCTCGCCGAGGGAATCGAGAACCCCCGGTTCGGTCTCGCCGTGGATGTCCCGACGAGCTGGAAGTACCGGGGCCAGATCCTGCGTCACGACGGGGAGTTGCGCTTCGACGTCCACGTCAAGGAGGTCCGCCGGGACGGTGGGCGGCTCGTGGTGATCGCGGACGCCGACCTGTGGAAGCCGGGGCTGCGCATCTACGAACTCACCGACGTGGCCATCGAGGTCAGCCCCGACACCACCCGCGACCGGGCCTGA